Proteins encoded in a region of the Bradyrhizobium sp. CB3481 genome:
- a CDS encoding prolyl oligopeptidase family serine peptidase, with protein sequence MLGPESRPTLDAPDDDPYLWLEDIEGALALEWVEAQNTATGKLFGQKQTAADRDLLKTIFDRPDNVPYPTRIGGRLFNLWQDAANPRGLWRTTTLESFRSEVPAWEVLLDLDALARQENEDWVLKGTSILPGTHDRAILSLSRGGADAVVLREFDIAERAFMPNGFYLPEGQSSTVWLDRDTLLLMSAVGPDMATASGYARTVRLWQRETDPLAALIIFETRPHSILVYAGVDRESPQELVWFVEKPGIIESNVWTGDRTGPKMRIEVPTDAWLSWQRDWLAVKPRTPWNIPDAAYGDKTHGTDTVIGISFSAFLAGDRRFTTLFEPASRRALQGFFWCGGRLVLSILDDLKPVFEVFTPADGAWSRELVAGLPDLGTVYVWPFDSEAEESNGDLLASAQDPLTPPSLFVVRPAAAPVLLKQAPRAFDPAGLVTTRHEAVSSDGTRIPYVQVGPPGMSGDAPVHLYGYGGFNVSLPPFYNAAIGKLWLELGGTSVIARLRGGREFGTEWYEAARREGRRLAHDDFAAVAADLVRRGVTHPGRIAAEGGSNGGLLIANMLTRYPDRFGALLCTVPVIDMRRYAKLLIGAACIDEYGDPDKPEDWQFLAPMSAYHVASPGKNYPPIMLVTSRRDDRVHPGHARKMAAKLQAMGYEAHFYEPATGGHSSGKDHDEQAALIALELAFLRRAIGW encoded by the coding sequence ATGCTCGGGCCTGAATCTCGTCCAACGCTCGACGCGCCGGACGACGATCCCTACCTCTGGCTCGAAGACATCGAGGGTGCTCTAGCGCTTGAATGGGTTGAAGCGCAGAATACGGCGACGGGGAAGCTGTTCGGCCAGAAGCAGACTGCGGCGGACCGGGATCTGCTCAAGACGATCTTCGACCGCCCCGACAACGTTCCCTATCCCACCCGGATCGGCGGGCGGTTATTCAATTTATGGCAGGACGCCGCCAATCCGCGTGGTCTTTGGCGAACCACGACGCTGGAAAGCTTCCGCAGTGAAGTTCCCGCTTGGGAGGTTCTGCTCGATCTGGATGCGCTCGCACGCCAGGAAAACGAAGACTGGGTTCTGAAGGGCACTTCGATCTTGCCGGGCACCCATGACCGCGCCATCCTCAGCCTGTCGCGCGGAGGCGCAGACGCGGTCGTGCTGCGCGAATTCGACATTGCCGAGCGCGCCTTCATGCCGAATGGCTTCTACCTTCCGGAAGGCCAGAGTTCGACAGTCTGGCTCGACCGCGACACTCTGTTGCTGATGTCGGCGGTGGGACCGGACATGGCGACGGCATCGGGCTACGCGCGCACGGTTCGGCTTTGGCAGAGAGAAACCGATCCGCTCGCAGCTCTCATCATTTTCGAAACGCGCCCCCACTCTATCCTCGTCTACGCAGGTGTGGATCGGGAGAGTCCCCAAGAGCTCGTATGGTTTGTCGAGAAGCCCGGGATCATCGAATCCAACGTCTGGACCGGTGATCGTACGGGCCCGAAAATGCGGATCGAAGTCCCAACCGACGCTTGGCTGTCCTGGCAGCGCGATTGGCTCGCCGTGAAACCGCGCACGCCCTGGAATATCCCTGACGCAGCCTACGGAGACAAGACGCACGGGACCGACACCGTAATAGGCATTTCCTTTTCGGCCTTCCTGGCTGGCGATCGTCGCTTCACGACTCTTTTCGAACCAGCTAGCCGACGCGCGCTGCAAGGCTTCTTCTGGTGTGGCGGCCGACTGGTCCTGTCGATCCTCGACGATCTGAAACCCGTCTTCGAGGTTTTCACTCCAGCCGACGGTGCCTGGTCACGCGAACTTGTCGCCGGCCTGCCCGACCTTGGAACGGTGTATGTCTGGCCCTTCGACAGCGAGGCGGAAGAGTCGAACGGGGATCTGTTAGCGAGCGCTCAGGACCCGTTGACACCGCCGTCGCTGTTCGTCGTCAGACCTGCGGCAGCCCCCGTTCTGCTCAAGCAAGCTCCGCGGGCGTTCGATCCAGCCGGCCTTGTGACCACACGGCACGAAGCGGTGTCGAGCGATGGCACGCGGATACCTTATGTGCAGGTCGGCCCGCCGGGAATGTCCGGAGACGCGCCCGTGCACCTTTATGGCTACGGGGGCTTCAACGTCTCGCTACCACCGTTCTATAACGCCGCTATCGGAAAGCTCTGGCTCGAACTCGGCGGCACAAGCGTGATTGCACGTTTACGTGGAGGTCGTGAGTTCGGTACCGAGTGGTACGAGGCCGCACGCCGCGAAGGCCGGCGCCTTGCGCACGATGATTTCGCAGCCGTGGCAGCCGATCTCGTGCGCCGTGGCGTCACGCATCCCGGCCGCATTGCGGCCGAGGGCGGATCGAATGGAGGTTTGCTGATCGCCAATATGCTCACGCGCTATCCGGATCGATTCGGTGCCCTGCTCTGCACCGTCCCGGTCATCGATATGCGTCGCTATGCAAAGCTGCTCATTGGCGCGGCGTGTATCGATGAATATGGCGACCCCGACAAGCCCGAGGATTGGCAATTCCTGGCGCCGATGTCTGCCTATCACGTCGCATCGCCCGGCAAGAATTATCCGCCAATCATGCTTGTGACCAGCCGCCGTGATGATCGCGTTCATCCCGGGCATGCCCGCAAAATGGCGGCCAAATTGCAGGCAATGGGCTATGAGGCTCATTTCTATGAGCCCGCTACCGGCGGCCACAGCTCCGGCAAGGATCATGACGAGCAGGCTGCTCTCATCGCGCTTGAACTTGCCTTTCTCCGACGCGCAATTGGC
- a CDS encoding amidase has product MTEIWQLSATELAQRIADRQLSSAEVVDAHLARIDAVNPALNAVVRVLADEARAAAATADRKLAAGERMGPLHGVPFTVKENIDMAGLPTTWGVPALAQAVAPADAPVVERMRAAGAIPIARTNLPDMALRVHTMSSLHGLTRNPWHPERTAGGSSGGEASALASGMTPIGLGNDIGGSLRNPANACGIASIRPSAGRVPDAGYVPVEDHLLAVQLMNVQGPMARRVADVRLGLRVLMGAHPRDPWSIDAPFDGPLLGRPIRVAVVAEPPGGSTDPQVAATVRRAAQALADAGYVVEEVCPPRYEDAISCWARLIMGDFNSVLGLLQPMMGADAVAFLNIANQGVPPLADATAWSHLMVERDGVARAWSTFMADRPLLLSPTWSQLPFAHGFDSATPEGTAATMELMRPVVPANVLGLPSACVPAGRDEATGLPIGVLVTGRRFREDLCLEAAEAIEARLGLATPIDPVR; this is encoded by the coding sequence ATGACCGAGATCTGGCAACTCTCCGCGACCGAGCTGGCGCAGCGGATCGCAGATCGTCAGCTCAGTTCGGCGGAGGTGGTGGATGCGCATCTGGCGCGCATCGATGCCGTCAATCCGGCGCTCAACGCGGTGGTGCGTGTGCTGGCGGACGAGGCCCGCGCCGCGGCGGCCACAGCCGACCGAAAGCTGGCTGCCGGCGAGCGGATGGGTCCGCTGCACGGTGTGCCCTTCACGGTGAAGGAGAACATCGACATGGCCGGCCTGCCCACGACGTGGGGCGTGCCGGCGCTGGCCCAAGCCGTGGCACCGGCCGATGCGCCGGTTGTCGAGAGAATGCGCGCCGCCGGGGCGATACCGATCGCCCGCACCAATCTGCCTGACATGGCGCTGCGCGTTCACACCATGAGTTCGTTGCATGGACTGACGCGCAATCCCTGGCATCCTGAGCGCACCGCCGGCGGCTCGAGCGGCGGCGAGGCTTCTGCGCTCGCCAGCGGCATGACGCCGATCGGCCTCGGCAATGATATCGGCGGTTCATTGCGCAATCCGGCCAATGCCTGCGGCATCGCCTCGATTCGGCCCTCGGCCGGCCGGGTGCCCGATGCAGGTTACGTTCCGGTGGAAGACCATTTGCTGGCCGTGCAATTGATGAACGTCCAGGGTCCGATGGCCCGCCGCGTGGCCGATGTGCGGCTTGGTCTGCGTGTGCTGATGGGCGCGCATCCGCGCGATCCATGGTCGATCGATGCGCCCTTCGACGGCCCGCTGCTGGGCCGGCCGATCCGCGTCGCTGTTGTGGCCGAGCCGCCCGGTGGCAGCACGGATCCGCAGGTCGCCGCGACGGTGCGCCGCGCGGCGCAAGCGCTGGCCGACGCCGGTTATGTCGTCGAAGAGGTTTGCCCGCCGCGATACGAGGACGCCATAAGCTGCTGGGCGCGGCTGATCATGGGCGACTTCAATTCAGTGCTCGGGCTGTTGCAGCCGATGATGGGCGCCGACGCGGTCGCCTTTCTCAACATCGCCAACCAGGGCGTACCGCCGCTGGCCGACGCCACAGCGTGGTCGCATTTGATGGTTGAGCGCGACGGCGTCGCGCGCGCCTGGTCGACCTTCATGGCCGACAGACCGCTGCTGCTGTCGCCGACATGGTCGCAATTACCGTTCGCGCACGGCTTCGACTCAGCGACGCCCGAGGGCACCGCGGCGACCATGGAGCTGATGCGCCCGGTAGTCCCCGCCAACGTGTTGGGATTGCCGTCCGCCTGTGTGCCGGCCGGCCGCGATGAGGCGACAGGCCTGCCGATCGGCGTGCTGGTCACCGGCCGTCGGTTTCGGGAGGACCTTTGCCTGGAGGCGGCCGAAGCGATCGAGGCGCGGCTCGGCTTGGCTACGCCGATTGATCCGGTGCGCTGA